AGGAGACTTCTCACAGGAATGagctaaaataaaacttttattgtgttttctcccaggaaaaaagtttgggaacaaATTCCATCGAGGGGTAAATTTTCTTGTTGTTAAtaagcgtgagtgtgtgtgtgtgtgtgtgtgtgtgtgtgtgtgtgtgtgtgtgtgtgtgtggattgtCGGACATGTTTTTATAGTTTCTGTCAAACATTGTCTTCGTACATCCTGATCTTCGGGGGCATGAAGTGAGGACGTGTATCTGTGACCCTTCCTCTCGTGTTACATTGTGAGAAGTGCCGGACATTTTTAAACTATGCAGGAATGTCTTTCATCCAGCGAACAACAATTGTGTTGGCACATATGGATTAGATCACTGGCCTCACTCACACCTGCTTGTGTAATGTGAGTGGAATTCCCCCTTTCCctgttaacccccccccccccccccccccccacacacacacacacccctcctcctcctcctcctcctcctccccccaggGTCTGCTCCTCTGGGTGCTACCGAGCAGCTCTGCATGAATACATCCCAACAAGCCGTCTGTGATGATCTAATCTGAGCCAGGAGCATTTAAAGACGTGTGAAAGGCCTGCGCCCCGGTTCTGTCAGCCGCGGGCTCAGTAATGATATGCCGGGATGGGACGgcaggcggggggggggggggggggggggtgtttgtggGTTATGGTGTCGTGGGAGAAGACGGTACCGGGACATGATGGCTGCAGGGAGTCTCTGAGTGCAGGTGCTCTACGGCCTCATTTGACCGGATTTACCTGAGAGTTCAGGAGCAAAGACTCTGAAGCCTTAATCctacactccacacacacacacctaacacaaacacacatctacacacacctcTCCCTGAGGTAACAGTCTGCTGCACATTCTGAtcttaagagacaaaaaataaGAATCCCATTTTTGActtatttacttttaatttgCCTGATTTATTGCACCATTAGGATTTGTTCTTCTAGAGTCACCAGCaggtctttggactgtgggaggaagccagagtaccctGAAAGAACCCACACAAGTATGGGGAGAACATACAAACTACAGACAGAGAGGCTCCTGccagatggggattcaaaccagaaacctcctcactgtgaggaaaCAGTGGTAACCACTGCACCAACGGCGGTACAGCACAGTCGATTATGTTCCATCACTGCGTCGATGCAGAATCTACATCGGGATGCATCATGGGAAACGGTTCCTTTCAGCACCTCTTCAGTAGAAATGCTTAAATCTCTGGTTCTGTGACAGTCTGACTGACTTATGCAAGCTTTCGTCGACACCTACTCTGATGAAGAAGAAACCGGTGGTTCAGCAGAGGATGTTTAGTCAGGTGCAGCATCAGTGACATCATAAATAAAGattagagacagaggaagaggcagaCTGTTGATTTGGAAGGATGACAGAAGGCAACAAGTAGAGGAGGACGTGTGGAGATTAAAGGTGATGAGAGGGTTTTGACAGCATGAGTAACACCTACATGTTCAGACAGAAAGTAGAGACACAGAACTCAAAACATATATTATAAACACAGTTATTGAGAGCTACTCGACTTCAGAGCCTCGTTGTGCATCCTCCCATCGCTGGCAAATCCTCAATCTCGGGGAAAACACATAACTCTGAAATTGCACAAGTGTCATTAGGGACAATAAACCCCCTCCCTTCTTTCCCAAACAAACCTCAGATGAAAACATGATTCAAACACTAACCATCCTTTGAATTCTTTATTACTTCACTTGGTCATGTTTCTGGTACATAGAGTTCATGTCTGTAATAAACTAATATTTGTAATTCCTGCTCGACTTAAAGCTTCACAGTCagaacccaaacacacacacacacagaaatacacacacacacgtcttctTTCTCACATTTTTAGGCATAATGGTGTAAAAATTACCATGTGTGACTTTGCGATGTTGGAGAAACgccgccctctagtggacaaaagCAGGAACTACAGGTAACACCGTCACAAACCTCATTCAGTATTGTCAGCTTCTTAAAGTTAAATTCTCTCCATGTCTAAAAACTAGAACAGGTTATCCCTCATGGTTTACAGTATTAgtgcagtacagctgtttttaaTTCCCACTCTAAAGACTGACAGAAAACTGTGGCTGCTCTACAAACAAAGGAGCtgctatgtttaaaaaaaagaaagaaaagaaaacgtaTCTGCTGCACGGGGAGCATGACGTGAGAGCTAAAAGGTTGACAGAGGCTCACGCCCATCACAAAAAAGCGAAAGAAGCTGGAGTAGACGACGTGACAGAAGCAGCTCGAGTAGATCTGAAGCGGTGTGAGCCGTGTGATGGGCGTGAGCCGTTTGACAGTTTGCCAGCTGGGATTGTTGTTTATTTGGAGGTTGTTGCTGAACAGGCTCAAAGATGGCGGCCCCACGTGCCAGAATCCTAGAAAACAAGCACCATGGCGGCGTTGAGCGGGCAGAGCGGGGACGGCTGGTTTATTGTCCAATGACCTTGCTGACAAATGAGTCCAGCTCATCGTCATCTTTGATCCCCACAAAATGGTCGATGACGTCGCCTCCACGTATGGCGATTACTGTCGGAACGGCAGacacctaaaaaaacaaaaaaaacaaagagagaggttatatttttattcatgaaaCAATTTGTTTCAGGatgtttaaacataaaaataattaaatctgTTATGTTAAAGATCCAAATCATCTAAAAAAGATTTTTCTCTAAAACTGAAATCCTCCAGAGTTCAGATGACACCTTCAATACGTTCAGCTAATTCTGGGTTTTTTGCAGAAACTATCCTAAATCTTCGTACCCCATATTCGATGGCCAGGTCTGTGTGATCGTCTATGTCGACTTTTGCCATGGCAACGCGGCCTTTCTGTTTCGCGATGGCCTTCTCCAACCTCGGCCCGAGGATCTTACAGGGACCGCACCACCTGCGAACACACGGACAGACAAACAGAATCTGTGGTCAAAAGGTGGCTGAACTGAGAACAAGCAGAATCAGAAGTTTACAACGGTTAGCTAGAtgttcaaaattatttttatttgttttatgttttatttgtaaatttgatttcattcaaacaaacaataaagttaaaacaaacaaacataacattttgaatgaaaaggagcagaaagactAATCTTGATAATATCTGAccctctttcacaaaacattaattaaaacaaaacaaaacacttaattcaaaagatttgatgttttaatggaggtaaaataacaaacaataaaacaataattaaagtGACTCATATTGTGATCTAAACATCTCTATTATTGCTTCGACACTTgcacaaaacaataaaaatgactttatGAAGGAAGCTGGTTAACACTTTGTGAAGGGAAAATGTTTACTCTGAAAAACTAAACTCAAACATTTTCTAACAGGATGTGTTGAACAGGAAGTGTAGCTCAGAGTGTATCCCCTGGCTAGTTGTGTAAACATGTATTGATTGTTTTACAGTTAAACaccaaatgtgtgtaaatagtTACAgctgtaacccccccccccataacaAAGGTTATTATATCAATATTAGTATGGTCTAGTTTCAGCTGTAGGCCGGGTACTTACTGTGCATGGAAGTCAACGAGCACGGGCAGATCGCTGTTTATGACTCTGTCTGTGAAGTCCTCGTGATCCTGAACGTTGAAGGACACTCCTCTGTgagggagggagcgagggagagaCCGAGAGGGGGCGAGGAAGGAGACCCGGGATGCGGCTGATTGTAAGGAGGTGAagtgagaagaggaggaggaggagatggtggcTGCGGTGGATGCTCGGAGGCAGCGGATATCTTTGGTGGAGAACGTCCAAATCCTGCGTACCAGCAGCCGGTGAGCCATCTGAGAGAAGAAAcgcgcagaagaagaagagtgttgATTACTAACAGTGAGGATGTTCAGGGCCGGCACAATGCTGTCACAGGACAATTATGTAAGGCGAGCATGTTAACAGCCTCTCTTCATGTACAGTGCGCTGTGGGGGGGGTTCCAGTACGATGTGTGTTTAACTGAAGCACAAACAAAACGAGGCCCCATGACGGTCATATAATGAGGAGTTATGTAACCTTAGAAAGGAGCTTAGAAAAGCACAGTCGCACATTTCAAAAAGTGCTGCTTCAAAGTCGTAAACACATAAACTTAATGATAAAGAAAGTTACTGTCACTAAAATATCATTTCAACAACTTTGCTTCCATACTTTTATTGTGGGTCgtcatctttcttttcttatcaACAGTTTGGTATCAAGGTCGGACGATTGTGAAATGAAGTTCTGACACTCCTTACTCTGACTTCTCTGCATTAAAGAGaacatatcatccccctcctccaccttttcaaacagtcctcctccaccttttcaaacagtcctcctccaccttctcaaacagtccccctgtggtctaaatgaaacatctgtgctgagctttggtcaaaatataacatgaatcaagcaccagaggaggtttgtgaccctgtagaaaccagctctctctgaacgctccgttttggtgtgtgtgtctctttaaatgcaatgaccccgccccctgagttttccagATAGACGTCACTCCTTCaatagcgagaataaaaatggtggacctgagcagaagttttgttctagtctgggggtggagtccatgggtggagatatcaggggaggggaagggagttttttttattttttttaccagaatcccactgtgacatcacaaggagagcacatttgaaacagagcatttttctctgtgttgtaagacttatgcagaccacaaacaaaggactggatgggtttatttcacatgttgtgggtcagtagacccTCCGGTTACCCACAtgtatgttcagaaacactgtagaagtagatttttcagaatatgtcccctttaaaggtGCACCATGGAggtttggtagtgaaatttgaaagttggagaagtgaaaccattctatgctttattttctgaactgaacacacaaactttactcaaaaaaaaaaaaaaaaagggtccctTGACACTGTTTGAGCTAAAAacctaccaggagagttacagtttcaccATAACTCCACACATAGCACTTTATCTGCACAGTGTTACAGAGACcacatgttcctctgaggacagtttgtgttttgagtTATCATCAACTTTGATTAATTGACTCAAggtccattttaaaagacatacaatacaaaaaaatagacaacacacatatacattagaataaaaacattccTGTCTCCAAAGGTATTACTGGTAGTGTTCTGCACTATAACTTGGGTTCGACAGCAGCATTATAATTACATTCTTTGAGTCATTCAAGCGACCGATAAATCTGTACATCAGGTTCCTCAATAAAGCTTGTGAGGTGTTAACTCCTGCATTCACAAATAGCTCACCTGCACTCCTCCACCTTGACTTTTTAGGTAGATCCTAAAACAATCATTGTAAGCAACCTGAAGTCTGTGCATACTTGATTTTTTGAACTAACCCCATAAGGGGGCAGGACACAGGGGAGTGCAATATgctctaaagcagtggttcccaaagttgGGGTCGGGACCCACTGGGGGGTCGCGAGACACTGAGAAGGGGGTCATGAAAATTCTtccaaaaacatcaaaattaaTTTTGCCCATTATTGTCAaaacatatgaaaaaaaaaaagatcaagagATTAATTCTGCTACcattatgaaaataataatacagaGTTCAGGCTGTTCTTTTGTGTCGTTCTAATTCCAGTGTTTGGATCGTGTACCCGGCTGTGCACAACGGTAATGTTTTAACCACCTCCGTGGACAGAGGGCGTCCCCGGTCTCTAGCACCTCATTTTTGGGGGTCATGGGCTGAAAAGTTTAGGAACCCCTGCTCTAAAGAGACGTATCTTTACATGACCAGAACACATGTGACCTTTTCCTGCCAACATATTGGCTTGGGCATATAATGTACGACACTGTCTAAAACTGGTCAGACATTTGATCCGTTGTGCCCCGAGGGATTTGGCtttataacaaacacaaagttccccagaaagataaaaatatgaaaatcaaggggcgctggtggtgcagtggttagtacgcccctcccatgtatggaggctatatagtcttccaagcgggcggcccgggttcggatccggcctgtggcttctttcccgcatgtcattcccttctctctctcacaaaggcacaaaaataaataaaaaatatgaaaattatgaacataaaccacagaatctgtacatttctccaactttcacatttttctacCAAAACTCCAGACTGCACCTTTAAtgcatcctgtttgtgcacCTGTGCAATTTCCCCTAcatgaaatatttcaaattaaaagcatgaaaaaaaaaaattgtgatggAATTTGACAACATTTAATGTCAAAAACCTgaaataaagtaataataataattttaaataaagagtAGATTACTCCACTGAACACACTGACAGTCAAACAGCTCCAgactcttttattttgaaagcttttATTAGCAGTCTAGACGAGTTAATTTAAATAAGATTAAACATCATTAACTGTCTCTGCACTCAGCCAAGTTTCCCTGCTGGCTTTAAAACACTCAACACCTGACCTTTAATAACATTCAGGTGTTCTTTAAAGAGACTTTAAGATGTTATTTATCgtcttcttctgtttcctcctttaaccTACGTTACGTTATGACTTTGCCCTCTTCTTCGTCCTCTCCCTCCTGCTGTCGCTGCCTCTCCTTACAAAACCCAAGAAATCACTCGAACCGGAAAGCTCCCCGGTGTGTATTAATAGGTCATAAAACAGCATACACGAAATGAAACATTAACAGGTAGGATTATCAGTGTTTACCTTGCTGTTTAGCTCGCGTTGATCTTGGCCTCGAGGACCAGTGAAGTGCTTCCGCTCTGATGCCGCAGAGGCTTTTTATGACCGCTTATGACCGCAGCAGACTGAGGAGCGCCCTCTGCAGGCCAGACCGGGAACTGACAATAATCACAAAAAGGAATATAGCctattaaaatatgtttgttgtcAAAACTTGGCAACACATctctataaaataaataaatatatctaaaaattatgaattaaaacatgtcaatatttaattacaaacaaatcagatgttcttttctcctctttaccTTTCAATGCTCAATATTTTAGGATTTGCCTTTAATGCTGATTTATTTTAGTTATACATGTGCAAGTACTGAACAATGAAATGCAGTTTAATGTCTagccagaagtgcaaataaaagttcaaagcaaatttattattattatttcaatcCGTACAGACGTCCTTTCTGCAGAACACGAAGAACTTAACTGTATCCTTACAGAAAACAAACTCCTGGTGTTTAGAACTTGAAGAGCTTTCCCTCTTTGCAGGATCTTTTCCTTTGTTTGTAACTTCATGTGTCTATCTTCTCCTGGATCTCTAATactctccatctctttctttctttcagggCAGATGTGTGTCCGTGCTTCATGATTTCCCCACactgattgtgttttatttctctgttacAGTTAGAGCCGATGCACATCACCTCCCCTGAAGCTTCAGACATACACACTGCAGACGTGCTTCTGCAGTTATttgtccaccagggggcagtgTTGTGCTCTCAGATGATCTTCAGTCCAGCTCAGTTTTTGATGCTCTTCAGCCTGAACTGGATCCACAAGAGAGAGGGTTTGTGTTCATCATTGTCTGGATAAAtggtaaaacatgtttttttctggagtAAAAGTTGCAGCTCAAACATTGAAGCAGCTCACCTGAAAACAAGAGATGAAATAGTGAGCTAGCGTAAATGTATGCACGATGCATAGACAGctaaaactgcagaaaaagagACGCTGTGGAAGCTGAAACAGGGACGACTTCATGACCAAACTGTTAAAAGAATATGAATAATTACCAGCTGACACTCAGAGCCGGTTTGCAGACAAAGGCAGATCAGGCTTCTGCTTTTGACCTTCCCGCTCAAGGCGTTTTTCTCTAcgtacatttttattgttttcctttttaaatgtattgtttcttataatttcatttatttgtgtgCAAGCCGGAGACATAACTTGGGTTCAGTGACTTTCTGCAAAACACTCGCTAACGCTACGTCTCAATATGTTCTGAATAacatctgcagggatgtacactctgaCTTCTCTCTCGCTCATTTCTCTGCTTAGCTTCCTCTGTCACGTCCTCTCAGTTTCATccgttgtatcaaacagtacagagacgggctaactggctagTGCAGTACAGACGAAGGCTTGTGAACCGCGCCCCGCTGCCAAACttacaaagtgattttaaagtctttctatgtgattcttcacacttttttttttcagagtcttatcttcactttgtttacatcgccaggacggccggctgactcctcccctcgtgtataaaagttgtttaattgagggactagagaaaagaagaataacatactgtactcactgcttaactgtgtttctagatcacgctcatttcaggtaaatttacatgcagtgtgaagataccagcataataaagatcgctagcattagcatgctaacacaacaatgcagcgagagttgttttggtttcatgctggagctcaagggcgacatctgctggatctgcacgcttctcggaaatttcaacatgagctgctgggcttgccacgaCGAGCCAAtgtgacgtcacactgacacatttttatcgaggggggctagaaccgagcgttacatgcagctaatgctacagctaacaggaggacgtaggagaagccgcgtttccgcagactttgaatttttgcacatagatgtgactaaacatgcacaggacacttggaaaacacactaaagagcagataaaaccagaagaagaagaatatgagacctttaagcAGGTGAGCGGGGCgttctgtggacatgagagagacgctgTGCTCCCcgttgaaagttattgtacgACTAGATCAACTTTGAAACTAAGATGtaaaagttacatagtgctgctTTAAGTCTCTGCAGTGTCTTCTGTGTCCCTTCTCCTTTGTGTGCAgtctcctccttctccagcagagggcgctgtcaTAGGTACAGacaggaggtggtggagggaTGTTTATTAGACTGTGGCGGTTGGGGCTTGAACAGAGCGGCGCTCTGTGTCCCTGCTGAGGTGGGATCTGTGTGTCAGGACCAGAACACACGAGTCCTCAGTCCTTTTTACCGCTCGCCTCACGCCCCCCTCCCGCTCATGTTTACCCTCAAAACGCAGCCCAAACTGTTTGTAAGTGAGGCTCCTTTTTCAAGCCCgcctgcccccccctccccccccccctttccgcCAAATAAACATTGCATCGGAAATTGCAGGGATATCTGGGATTTTTGAGGGGTCCCggtggaaaaggaggagagggcGAGAACAAGGGTGCTCTCTGTGACACCTTAAAGGTGAGGGGAGGGCGAGGACGCAGAAGGCAGGGGCAGGGGGGTCCACAGGGGAGGGTGTGACCCATGCTGTGGGTGGTTGGTTGTGTGGGGCAGCATCATATCATACAGGTACAGGTGACCCAGTTTCCTTTGACCCCCATCAGGGCTCGGTGTGCGTGCTAAGGCTGACCCCGCTCGTTACAGAAGGTTAGACCCGGGTTAAATGTCAGGAGGAAACGATACTCTGTGACGCAGAACAAACTGTACTCGCTGCGTGTCTCCTGACAGATAACGACTTCCTGACATGTTGTAACTGTTGCACCTGATCGGAGCTGTTTATCTCGGCATGCAGTCGGGAATTCACCGACTATTTAATAGGCAGAGGTTTCATAAAAGCCTCCTGACAAAGCATCCATGAAGAGCAGGGGTGTGTGTTCTttgcctcctctgtctcctttgTGCATGACTTTTTATCCCAGAACACATAATCCCAGACGTCTTTATTTGATAATAACACGCTGGCGGCGGCACACTGCTGCAGGAAAACACGCAGCGTAGAGTTTCAGAGCAGATTGCACCATGAAGATGATGACGACCTTTGATGGACGATCTTGTTTATTTCAATCAGTGTGAATCTGAATCCACAGCCGACCTCCTCCTTCGTCTTCTtgcatcttttttgtttttttaaactctctccCACCACATGGCCTGTAATTCTGACTTATGTGCACCATGTCTTAATTATAGTCAATTAGGGCCAAATGCAATCTATAACCTTCTATATATACACATGGGAAAAGCGTTCAAATGAAGGCCTGCCTCAGCCTGTTAGGGcgtaaaaacactgaatgattTACTGTTTCGAGTGTGCGTCCACATGTCCtgattaaagtgtgtgtgtgtgtgtgtgagtctgtaaTAAAGCAAAGACAGGAATGTGTTTGGATGCAGACGCGTGACACCTGACAGCTCGACCACTTCTTtaagcgtgtgtgtgcgtgtctctccTCTCGTACAGATCTATGTGTCAGTGTTTGGGGAGTCAACAGTAGAGTTCCTGTTCttggtttaaaaataactttggGACTTAAATtcctcgccccccccccccctccctctctcatccTTTCTTACTGGCACTCTCCTAACCTCTCCCGCcgcttgtttttctttccctttttcttctgttttggaACACGCTGTTCTCTTTGGTGgcgttctttttttaatttctgtcacATTATATCTGTCACAAAcagacgctcacacacacacacacacacacacacacacacacacacacacacacacaaataccaCTAAAGACATATTCACAGGAGAATGATGGGTCACCAAGGAACATGTTTTCTTCACTTTGCCAAACAGGTcgacttcttaaaaaaaagtaaaaaatctcaaatttcAGACACAAGAGACATCgacagaaagaagagacaaCGAaagaaagtgaagccaaaacaacaagttgtggtaaaaaaaaaaaaaaaaaagtagcaccTGACAAACTTCAGAAGCCGATTGACCATCTAGGTTTAGCATTTAAGTGTTTGTCTGTTAGCACATAACAGGAAGTACACCTGAGGCTGCTGGGAAAGGTAACTGATCTGTTTCATCCTCcttttatttaccttttgtTTCATAGCGAGGAGCAGGTTacaacatccatccattatctataccgcttttcctgttcagggtcagctgccattgggcgagaggcggggctacaccctggactgatcacctgtcaatcacagggctgacaaccagccacactcacatatatttttactttatttattttaattaatttcatttgaattatttttatttgaacatattttcagatttaataatttcagtgatttttaaatgttctattttaatgtttcttttctttcctctgtcatgatgcttttcatgtcttgtgtgaagcactttgaatgaccttgttgttgaaatgtgcgacataaataaacttgccttaccagttaacctaacgagcatgtttttggactgtgggaggaagctggagtcaGATTTTATAACATAAAGttgctggattaaaaaaaggtgtttttggACCGCAGGAACTTCTTCACAGTTCTAGGAACGagcctcctttttttattcatcccgcaccgcaggaactatgaactctTTTAGTTCCTTCAGaaccccgtttagaggaacctttttagctcctgcttcagagtagatACCATGGTGGTGTGAATGCAGACATGAATAAAAATCCCCATGATGTGTCcttagtggatagttcctcttaaaaaagtccccagaactgtttggtctgaaaacacctgaaGACTGACTAATGATGCATTAATGCTGCGTTACATTCCTCCTCATTCTGTgaccctctccccctctccagCTCTCATTCTGTCCAATGCAAAGTCATGCATTGTAAAACTTTTGCATTTTAGGGACATTTTCTGCTGTAGACATGAGGAAGCTTCATGCACAGACACAATAAATCTCCAGATATCAAGCTGAAActaaaagtgtttgtgtgcatgtttatacATCCAcatgagtgtttgttgtttattaatTTGGCGGCGTGTCGCAGCAGGTGTGTCAATAGCTCTCCTAAACAAACGCTCCACACCTGTCCTCTTCTTTCCCCCtcatatgaacacacacacacacacacacacacacacacacacacacacacacacacacacacacacacacacacacacacactctctctcttctcttttcagctCGTGTGAAACggagctgcttttgttcctCTGACCTCACTCCACTATCCTGATCTTTATACTTCCTCAATTTCTTTTTCACGTGGTCTGATATGTCCCCGACTCTCAcacctctctttccctctctctctctctgtctccctctctctcttcttctctctcctctctcctctctctctctctctctctctctctctctctcctctctctctctctcttcttctctctcctctctcttcttctctctcctctctcctctctctctctctctctcctctctctctctctctctcctctctcctctctcctctctctcctctctcctctctctcctctctcctctctctctctctctctctctctctctctctctctctaacacttttttgtgttttttatacacAATAATGCAAAAGGTTGGTTAACTCTTATGCATGTTGGTATAACATGTTTAGTGTGAAACCTTTCGAGAGAGGCTGAGATTCAAGACGTTTATTGTCACCCTGATAACACAGAGGAGTGAACATCTTCTGCAGGGACGTTCCATTAAATTCAGCAAAAAAtgcaatgaaacatttttttctactgACTTGTTTTTTGGAGGTTTGATTTGTTTCTCACCTGaagtcccccctcccccttccctctcctcccctcccccccccccctcctcccctgcctTTTCACTCTTTAACAGGAGTGACATGAAGGTTTTCCAGTGAACTCTTAAAGCAGACTTGTGTCACTTTAACCGTTATGAGCTGACGTTTGCTGTCAGCTCAGAATGTGAAGGTCAGCGAGcggggcagtgtgtgtgtgtgtgtgtgtgtgtgtgctgtgtgtgtgtgtgtgtgtgtgtgtgtgtgtgtgtctaatgaAAGCTGGTGTGTTGGAAACTctgcatgtttgtttattaTGTCTGGGACTGAAGCCACCGAGAGaccaaagtggaaaaaaaaagaggagcacTTTGATGAGTGAATGGAacctgaacacaacaaaaacacatttctgtctcagtgtgtgtgtgtgtgtgtgtgtttgggcagCTCGTGAAAGCACACACTCTCGTTGAATTCAGCAGGTTTCTCTCTCCGTCCATGTCGG
This Labrus bergylta chromosome 16, fLabBer1.1, whole genome shotgun sequence DNA region includes the following protein-coding sequences:
- the txn2 gene encoding thioredoxin, mitochondrial, whose amino-acid sequence is MAHRLLVRRIWTFSTKDIRCLRASTAATISSSSSSHFTSLQSAASRVSFLAPSRSLPRSLPHRGVSFNVQDHEDFTDRVINSDLPVLVDFHAQWCGPCKILGPRLEKAIAKQKGRVAMAKVDIDDHTDLAIEYGVSAVPTVIAIRGGDVIDHFVGIKDDDELDSFVSKVIGQ